From a region of the Phaseolus vulgaris cultivar G19833 chromosome 6, P. vulgaris v2.0, whole genome shotgun sequence genome:
- the LOC137831915 gene encoding uncharacterized protein At4g00950, giving the protein MGFEEQKKIGKLALFTIPRMESPERSGMATPPLHTSAAVPFRWEEEPGKPRPCSALIPFSNPIDFVPKCLELPPRLLIPSPYVSTVNTFRSPSFTTTSNCYGSDTKVLGAMVLAKAGGFKDSLWFASWKKKPFKLKKREVTGASHVFPSSSSTDIKDTDTIPSIKRSGVWTSICERLKLAVGGRSKKVKKDGSGGGLNP; this is encoded by the exons ATGGGTTTTGAGGAGCAGAAGAAGATAGGAAAGTTAGCCTTGTTCACTATCCCACGAATGGAGTCCCCAGAGAGATCAGGAATGGCGACTCCGCCACTTCACACCTCTGCAGCTGTCCCTTTTCGTTGGGAAGAAGAGCCAGGAAAGCCAAGGCCATGCAGTGCCCTCATCCCTTTCTCCAACCCCATCGATTTCGTACCCAAGTGCTTGGAACTCCCTCCGAGGTTGCTCATACCCTCTCCCTATGTCTCCACCGTCAACACCTTTCGCTCTCCATCCTTCACAACCACTTCCAACTGCTATGGTTCTGATACCAAGGTGCTTGGAGCCATGGTTCTCGCCAAAGCCGGGGGCTTCAAGGACTCTCTCTGGTTTGCTTCTTGGAAAAAAAAGCCCTTCAAACTCAAAAAAAGAGAGGTCACTGGGGCCAGTCATGtctttccttcttcttcttccactgATATTAAGGACACTGACACCATCCCAAGCATCAAACGTTCTGGCGTCTGG ACAAGTATTTGTGAACGGTTGAAGCTGGCTGTTGGAGGGAGGAGtaagaaagtgaagaaagatgggaGTGGCGGTGGCCTTAACCCATAG
- the LOC137831916 gene encoding uncharacterized protein: MAVMEKLKMFVVQEPVVTASCLIAGFGLFLPAFVRPMLDSYQATKQPPQPALSDVVAGMTGKK, from the exons ATGGCAGTGATGGAGAAGTTGAAGATGTTCGTCGTTCAAGAGCCTGTTGTCACCGCTTCCTGTCTCATCGCTGGCTTCG GTCTATTTCTTCCAGCTTTCGTCAGGCCCATGTTGGATTCATATCAGGCAACCAAGCAACCTCCTCAACCTGCTTTAAGTGAT GTGGTTGCAGGTATGACTGGTAAAAAGTAA
- the LOC137831917 gene encoding uncharacterized protein, translating into MAGAEARALWQRTANRCFVQEDAKRAPKLACCQSSCATSKLVDTEPASPSDESDHTAVNVIHFNRKSSVSNLSPDCRWWLHLQPNYGYQKGSTYEQLNILEEEVETLTASDVSKNSQEFQELMNVMAKHETVDIECVGCSESSKKSNDFSLESDYSWIESDKAEPWWRTSDRDELASFVSQKSLNHIENCDLPPPQKKHLRGYPCARMNNYKTKTGSLDSGLMHKNQGPSACEGLLYFASDKCSSDTPKHEDVKRSQQIFDENPSKAQLMEALCHSQTRAREAEEAAKKAYAEKEHIVTLIFKQASQLFAYKQWLQLLQLETLNNKDQPISTLFPVTLPWMSYDGRISRKRKQKISNAKQERQANAKCDITTYAVAFALGLSLVGAGLLLGWTMGWMLPRS; encoded by the exons ATGGCAGGAGCAGAAGCAAGGGCTCTGTGGCAGAGAACTGCTAATCGTTGCTTTGTCCAAGAAGATGCAAAAAGAGCTCCCAAGTTGGCTTGTTGCCAATCTTCATGTGCAACATCAAAATTGGTTGATACTGAGCCTGCAAGTCCATCAGATGAATCTGATCATACCGCAGTTAATGTCATCCATTTTAACAGGAAATCATCAGTTTCTAATCTATCACCGGACTGTAGGTGGTGGTTGCATTTGCAGCCTAATTATGGGTATCAAAAGGGTTCAACATATGAACAACTAAATATATTAGAGGAAGAGGTAGAAACTTTGACGGCAAGTGATGTAAGTAAGAATTCTCAAGAATTTCAGGAATTAATGAATGTGATGGCTAAACATGAGACAGTGGACATTGAGTGTGTTGGCTGCTCAGAATCCTCCAAGAAAAGTAATGATTTTTCATTGGAATCAGATTATTCTTGGATTGAAAGTGATAAGGCCGAACCATGGTGGCGAACTTCAGATAGAGATGAATTAGCTTCATTTGTTTCACAGAAATCACTCAACCACATTGAAAACTGTGATCTTCCCCCACCACAGAAGAAGCATCTTAGAGGATACCCATGTGCTCGCATGAATAATTACAAAACAAAGACGGGAAGTTTAGATTCAGGATTGATGCATAAGAACCAGGGACCTTCTGCCTGTGAAGGGCTTTTATATTTTGCTTCTGACAAATGTTCAAG TGATACCCCCAAGCATGAGGATGTCAAAAGGAGTCAACAAATTTTCGATGAAAACCCCAGCAAAGCTCAACTAATGGAAGCATTGTGTCACTCTCAAACACGTGCAAGGGAAGCAGAGGAAGCAGCAAAAAAGGCCTACGCAGAGAAAGAGCATATTGTTACTCTCATTTTTAAACAGGCCTCACAACTTTTTGCCTATAAGCAATGGTTACAACTGCTGCAGCTGGAAACACTTAACAACAAGGATCAGCCAATCTCTACTCTCTTTCCAGTGACTCTTCCATGGATGTCCTATGATGGTAGAATCTCACGGAAGAGGAAACAAAAAATATCCAATGCCAAACAAGAAAGGCAAGCCAATGCAAAATGTGATATTACAACATATGCTGTTGCCTTTGCTTTAGGATTGAGTCTTGTGGGAGCTGGCTTGCTTTTGGGATGGACGATGGGTTGGATGTTGCCTCGTTCATAG
- the LOC137831918 gene encoding LOB domain-containing protein 24-like, whose translation MGFRADEAKPSMQHQPCAACRMLRRRCDSKCVLAPYFPTNEVENFAVVHRVFGASNVVRMIQMVEETKREDAVKSMVYEATARLRDPVYGSAGSIYELQKMIEEVKAQLDSIKTRVSEMQEQKEQLLSISGNYNPLFGVNDPMFDSPMASDPFEFPLEGGWVYTNIPAPSC comes from the exons ATGGGTTTCCGTGCTGATGAGGCAAAGCCGAGTATGCAACATCAACCTTGCGCAGCTTGCAGGATGTTACGCCGCAGATGTGACAGTAAGTGCGTACTTGCTCCATATTTCCCAACCAACGAGGTTGAGAATTTTGCTGTAGTGCATAGAGTGTTCGGTGCTAGCAACGTTGTCAGAATGATTCAG ATGGTTGAGGAAACAAAGAGAGAGGATGCAGTTAAATCCATGGTGTATGAGGCCACAGCAAGGCTTAGAGATCCAGTTTATGGGAGTGCTGGATCTATTTACGAGTTACAAAAGATGATTGAGGAAGTGAAGGCACAGCTGGATTCGATAAAAACGCGGGTGTCAGAGATGCAAGAACAAAAGGAGCAGTTGTTGAGTATTAGTGGCAATTACAATCCTTTATTTGGCGTCAATGACCCTATGTTTGATTCTCCTATGGCCTCAGATCCATTTGAATTTCCTTTGGAAGGTGGTTGGGTATACACCAATATCCCAGCACCCTCCTGCTAG
- the LOC137831919 gene encoding transcription factor MYB8-like has product MGRAPCCSKVGLHRGPWTPREDALLTKYIQAHGEGQWRSLPKRAGLLRCGKSCRLRWMNYLRPDIKRGNISPEEDDLIIRMHSLLGNRWSLIAGRLPGRTDNEIKNYWNTHLSKKLRNQGTDPKTHHKLTVPPEKKKGKKKNKQKNETKKGSSEKTLVYLPKAVRVKALSCVPRTESTFTLDSNSGSASTSQEKVQSPEEEAREVNMVWGVGSDGDNGEVGIFFGEDHDLVYSSSYVESHSDNVHTDHGTLEKLYEEYLQLLKDEEKPADELDSFAQSLLV; this is encoded by the exons ATGGGAAGAGCTCCTTGTTGCTCCAAAGTAGGGTTGCACAGAGGTCCATGGACTCCACGAGAAGATGCATTGCTCACTAAGTATATTCAAGCTCATGGAGAAGGCCAGTGGAGATCACTGCCAAAAAGAGCTG GTCTTCTTAGATGCGGAAAAAGTTGCAGACTGAGATGGATGAACTATCTGAGACCTGATATAAAGAGAGGAAACATAAGTCCAGAAGAAGATGATCTCATAATTAGAATGCATTCACTTTTAGGAAATCGATGGTCCCTCATTGCAGGAAGATTACCAGGACGAACAGATAATGAGATAAAGAATTACTGGAATACCCATCTTAGTAAGAAGCTGAGAAATCAAGGAACAGATCCTAAGACACACCACAAGTTAACTGTACCGCCAGAGAAGAAGAAGGGCAAAAAGAAGAACAAGCAAAAGAATGAGACTAAGAAAGGGAGCTCAGAGAAAACCTTAGTTTATCTACCAAAAGCCGTAAGGGTTAAGGCTCTGTCATGTGTGCCTCGAACGGAGAGCACCTTCACCCTGGATTCGAATTCAGGTAGTGCATCAACGAGCCAGGAGAAAGTTCAGAGCCCCGAAGAAGAAGCAAGAGAGGTAAACATGGTTTGGGGGGTAGGCAGCGATGGAGACAATGGCGAGGTTGGAATATTCTTTGGTGAAGACCATGACCTGGTCTACAGCTCCTCTTACGTGGAATCTCATTCTGATAATGTTCACACTGATCATGGTACGCTTGAAAAGCTCTATGAAGAGTACCTGCAGCTCTTGAAGGATGAAGAGAAACCTGCAGATGAATTAGATTCTTTTGCTCAATCTTTATTGGTGTAG